The segment TTCAAGAGAGCCCATTTCGTTGCCATAGCTGTACCACACAATCACATTGCCATCATGAACCGCATAAGAAAATGTCGAATTATCCGCGATTTCTTCAGGATAAAAACGCTTCACAAGCTCGCGAGGATCCATCAAATATTGCCACGTAAGCCCTTTATCCATGCTGGTGAAGATCTTTTGGTTGTCGATCAAGACATAAGGCTTCCCCTGACCACTTTGGTACATTTTCCCGGTAATTGCCGCATAAATGTATTCACCATACCCATCTTTCCAAGGCGTTAGAGGCGTAATCGAATTGTCCGCTAAATTCACAATTCGATACCCATCGCGCACCATTAAAAGGCACTGAGACTCTTCACACACCGCGTTATAAAAACTGTCGCTAAATTGCGTGATAAAACGCACGCCATCTTTATTGGCAATTAACACCTGATAACTATCTTCCTGTGCAGGCGAAAACAAATCTGACCGATTGTAATAGTAGGATGAGCGGCCATTTTTCTGGGCAATGATCAGCGTGCCGTCTTTCGCAGGATACGTTTTGGCATAATCATAATCCGCAATATAAGCATTGCTCTCTTGGCTATTCTCTTTCCACTGCCATGGCGTATCATCCCCACCAAATACCAGTATCAATGTTGATCCAATACACACCAAGAAAACGGCACCCGTCACCAGAAAACGCCAACTTAAAAATGGATTCATTAGCGTACCTCCATAACATAAGTATCTTTACCTTGTTGGCGTCGTAATGCGCTCAAGACAGCTTGGGTTTGGTAATAGCCATTACCCCGTTTCGAAAATCGATAATAAGCCGCCATACCAAGGGCAATTAAAAAACAGATACCCAATGTTATCGAGCTGGCAAAACCAATAAATATCAGGTCATTATCGAGCAAATACAGCCAATCCCAATAATCCCAGTGATTTCCCCTGTCAACAATATCGCTAATTGCTGTCGCGCCAAAAATCGCCAAGAATAATGCCAAAATAATGCCCGTGATCCCCCATAACGCCAGATACAACCCGCGTTCTTGCGCCATACCTCGAGCAGACAACGTGTAAGCTAAATTATCTTGGTGGTTATACAGACCAAATACGACGCTATCAGGAAACCCATCTTCGACTTTGGAGTGATAGACTTCTACCTCATCCCCTTGAGCGAGAAAAAAGCTGTGGTTATTAAAGAAGGGTTTTGAGCCATCTAACTTGAGGTTTAAATGGCTTTTATTCACTTGAAGCTCTATTTCATTGCGGGTGTATGTTCCCCCACGATAATAATATTCAATTGTCTTGATACTCTTAATATTCACTTTGCCTTTTGTCACCTGCAACGCGGTTTCAGGGATAAGCTTTTGCTTTCGAGAATTTATTTTGAGTGGTTTGGATTTCGGGTTTTTAATTCCTTCAATCTGAATCAGACTTTCGCCATGAATTACCTGAAACTTGCCCGCTATCACTAAATCTAATGCGCGTAAGATGGTTTTTCGTTTTCGGCTAAAAATAGTGAAGGTTTGTGAAATGCACATAGACAGCAGAACAGCCCCCACAAAAGCCGCCATGCCTAATAATGAACCTAAAACAATTAACCATGTGCTCTCTTCATCATTAAACACGCAAAAAAATGCGGGAATAAAGAGTGCAGCAAGCCCAAATGATAGCAGGTACTGTTTTACTAACCCTTTGTCAAATTTAAGGTTTCTATCGGGTTCCAAACGGCCATGTTCTGGGTGATACACCCAATTGAGCCAATAGCTCCCATCATTCAGTTGTTCAGCAGAAATAATCAACCTGTCGTCTTTATTCAATCGTTCCAAAAATATTTGGCTGTTTTCAAAATCTTCAGCATTGAAAAAAAACACTTTATCTGAAGTTATTAGTCTCACCATGCCCTCTGGTGAAACCTGTTTATAATCGCACTGAATTAGCTTAACGTGAAAATATTGAACACCCATCAATGATGCCTATTTGTTATAGTTAATTTAACATTATGATAATAAATAAAGGTATATTGCCCTAGTTAAACTTACCCTATAATAGAACAATTCAGATAATTACAGGCTCAAAGGCAATCAGTTAAAAGCTGATAAATGCCTGTTTTACTCTTAAAATGCAACCAGACTCTAGTAAAGGAAATAATTACTGCTAGACTGGCGCAGATGAGTTATTTTGAATACATTACATCCCAAGAAACCGTTATTTTATCCCTACCGTTAACGACAAATTTGAATAAACGCGATGACATCAAAACCGGCCTACAAGCAAATTCAATCTTACATCCTACGGAGTATTGATTTAGGGATTTTCAAACCCGAAACTCAGATCCCCACTGAACTTGAGTTATGTGCCCAATTTAATGTTAGCCGTATGACGGTAAATAAAGCGATTTCTGAACTCAGCCAGAAAGGCATCTTAAATCGGATTGCAGGAAAAGGGACTTTTGTTGCTACTCAAAAGCATGAACTCCCCGTCACCAAAGCCTTTGATATTTTTGATGAAATTTCAGTTAGTGGGAATAAATATGCAGGCCACCAGCTACAGCTAAAAATCATCCCTGCCACCGCAGAAATTGCCCTACAACTTGGTGTCACGGAAGGCAGCGATATTGGCTACTGCAAAATGCTGCATTTTGAAAATGACATTCCACTGATGCTAGAGGAACGCTATGTGAATCATAGTATTGCCCCTGAATTTGTTCAGCAGCATTTTGGCAATAGTGAAACTCCAAGCGGCTATTTACAGCGCCATTTCCCTGTCAGTGAAATGGAGCACACTATTGAAGCAATTTTGGCTACTAAGCCTATCGCTCAAGCCTTATCCATCAAAGAACATGCCCCTTGTTTGCAGCTAAGCCGCCGTACATGGACAGGCAGCACGTTGATCAGCTACGTCAATATGATCAGTGCAGGCTCCCGCTATAAATTGAAATTACATTCCCGCATTGAAAGTTAATCTTTGGTAATAAACATTCATCAAATAAAGCTGTTACCAAATAAAACAAGCATAAAAAATGGGGCACTCTGGCCCCAAAACGACTGATAAACAACGAAAATACCGTTCGATAATCTCCACATCACAGACATTACGTCAGGTATCAACACATCAACATCACAACAAATCATTTTCTCACAACAAAGATAACTACATGCCTTGATAAATAGGTCCTTCTCCCCCTTGCGGTGCTGTCCACGTAATATTTTGCAGAGGGTCTTTGATATCACACGCTTTGCAATGCAGGCAGTTCTGCGCATTTATTTGCAGTTTTTCCTGCGCCTGATCATTCACTATTTCATACACACCCGCAGGGCAATATCGCGTTTCCGGTGAAGCATAAGTGGATAAATTCACGCGAATAGGAATTTCATTATCTTTTAAACGTAAGTGGCAAGGCTGCTCTTCTGCATGGTTTGTATTGGATAAAAACACCGATGAGGGTTTATCAAATGACAGTTTGCCATCCGGTTTTGGATAATGGATAGGCTGAAATTCACTGGCAGGCCTAAGCCTTTGGTGATCATCCCGTTTGAGCTTCAGCGTCCAAGGGCTACGCCCCTTTAATAACCATTGCTCAGCACCGAACATCAACGACCCCATCACTAACCCTTTTTTCATATACGGCTTGAAATTACGGCTCCGATAAAGTTCGTCATACAACCAGCTTTGTTCGAACTTTTGCTGAAATTGGCGGGTAAATTCTGCGTAATCGACGCTATCTTCGACGAACGATTCAAATAAAGCCTCTGCCGCTAACATGCCGCTTTTCACCGCGCAGTGGCTACCTTTAATGCGCGCTGCATTCAAAAAACCTGCATCATCGCCAATTAATGCACCGCCGGGGAAGCTTAACTCTGGTAATGCGGATAACCCCCCCGCCACCATGGTACGCGCCCCATAACTCACGCGCTCACCTCCTTGCAAAAAAGCACTGAAGGCAGGATGAGTTTTTAAACGCTGAAATTCATCGAATGGGGATAAATAAGGATTTTCATAATTCAGCCCTACCACCAGCCCCACAGCGACTAAGTTTTCCCCATAGTGGTACGCGAATCCGCCCCCATAGGTTTGGTTATCCAACGGCCAGCCGATTGAATGCACCACGAGCCCCGCTTGATGCTGCTCTTTAGGAATTTGCCAAATTTCTTTGAGACCCAGTCCATAAGTCTGTTTACCGCGGTTTGCCGCTAAATCAAAATGAGAAATTAACTGTTTACCCAGTTGCCCTCGGCACCCTTCAGCGAAAAAAGTCATTTTGGCTAACAGGTTCATACCGGCTTGATACATAGCCGTTGGGTTGCCCTGTTTGTCTAGCCCCATGTCGCCAGTGGTGACGCCAATAACCTGTCCTGCATCATCAAAAAGGATTTCGGTAGCCGCAAACCCCGGGAAAATATCGACACCGAGTTGCTCCGCTTCTACTGCAAGTGCTGCACTGACTTGCCCAAGGCTGCCAATCACATTACCGTGGTTTTTCAGGCAAGTAGGTAACAAAGATAATGGCAATTTGCTGGCTTTGTTCTCTTTGAGCCATAAAAAACGATCTTCACTGACGGCGGTGAGTGAGGCAGAAATGGTTTGCTGCCAGTCGGGTAATAACTCATTCAGTCCACGGGGATCGATCACTGCGCCCGATAAAATATGCGCCCCAACTTCGGCGCCTTTATCAATTAAGCAGACGCTAAGCTCCCGACCGGTTTGTAACGAGAGCTGTTTAATGCGAATTGCCGCCGATAATCCTGCGGGCCCACCACCGACAATCAGGACATCAAACTCCATGGATTCTCGCGCACAAGACGCCGAAACATTCGCACTATTGTCGATAGTCATTTTGCTCTCTCCTACGCCAGCGCTTTATCAAATTCAGGTAAGATCTCAAACAGATCCCCCACAATGCCGTAGTCTGCCACTTGGAAAATCGGCGCTTCTGGATCGCTATTAATCGCCACGATCACTTTGCTCTCTTTCATGCCCGCGATATGTTGAATGGCGCCGGAGATCCCAACTGCAATATACAGATCTGGCGCGACGATCTTGCCCGTTTGTCCGACTTGATAATCATTTGGCACATACCCCGCATCCACTGCCGCACGGGAAGCCCCCACCGCAGCCCCTAATTTGTCGGCAATGGTTTCCAGCAAAGCAAAATTCTCACCGGAACTTAAACCCCGCCCCCCTGAAATCACCACTTTGGCAGAGCTTAATTCCGCACGGCTCATCTGGGTTAATGACTGGCTAGTCAGTTCCGCAAGTTGGGTGAACTGCGCAACAGACACAGGTTCGATACCTACAGGGGACTGGGTTGCAGTCGCTCCTGAAAATGCTGAGCTGCGTACGGTGATCACCACCTGATTGCCATTGTTTTGTACCGTTGCCAACGCATTTCCGGCATAAATTGGGCGGATAAATGTTTGTGCATCCACCACGTGGGTAATATCCGAAATCTGAGAAACACCCAGCGTGGCAGCGACGCGAGGGGCAATATTTTTACCGAATGTGGTCGCAGGGAAGATAATGTGGCTATAACCTTGTGCCACGGCAACCACCGCGCTCGTCATAGATTCCGCCAGCGCATTTTTGAGCGGGTCGGCATCGATGGTTATCACCTTTTCGACGCCGAGAATGGAAGCCGCAGATTGTGCCACTGCAGCCACTTGGCTTCCCGCGACCAACACATGTAGGCTTCCGCCCTGTGCAATGATTTCGCGTGCCGCCGTTATGCTGTTATAGGTTGAAGATTTAATGGTTTGGTTATCGTGCTCAACAACGACTAAAACGGATAATTGGCTCATGTTCAGGCTCCCTGTTAAATCACTTCTTTGGCTTGCAGTTCAGTCACTAACGTGGCGGCATCATTCAACATGGTGCACTGCCCAGAACGCTTTTTCGGTTCCATCACGTTGACGATTTTTACTTGCTCTAATGGGCTAAAATTCAGTGTGGAAATATCAATGATGTCTAATGGTTTTTTCTTTGCCTTCATGATGTTAGGCAATGTGGCATAGCGAGGTTCATTTAAACGCAAGTCGATAGTCACAATCGCAGGCAATCCCATGGATAAGGTTTCTAAGCCGCCATCGATTTCACGCGTGACTTGCAGCGTTTCGCCCTCGACCACAATGTGTGAGGCAAAGGTGGCTTGCGCACAACCCAATAGCGCTGCAAGCATCTGCCCAGTTTGGTTGCAATCATCATCAATGGCTTGCTTGCCGAGTAAAATTAAATCCGGTTGCTCCTGATTTACCACTTGCTGTAAAAGACGGGCAATATCCAGCGGCTCTAACACCATCTCTGCTGGCTTTTGAATCAAAATGGCTCGGTCAGCCCCAATCGCCATTGCACTACGCAGCGTATCTTGCGCCGTGGCTTCACCAATGGAGACTGCAACTACTTCGGTAGCTTTGCCCGCTTCTTTCAAGCGTACCGCCTCTTCTACCGCAATCTCATCAAACGGGTTCATCGCCATTTTGACATTCGCCAGCTCAACTCCAGAGCCATCGGCTTTAACCCGTACTTTGACGTTATGGTCAATGACCCGTTTTACTGCGACTAAAATTTTCATAACCACTCCTATCGCGCACTTTGTTACTGCTATTTTTGAGTTTAGGGAGCCCATAGCAGTGAATATTTTCACTGCTAGGACGCCATCACTGACTATTTTTATCGTTGGAAAATTAAGATGTTACCTAAGAAATAAACCTTATTTGGTTTCTGGCAATATCAGGCTTGGCGCCACTGACATTGGCCAAATTTTTACCGCGACATAGTAGATGATACTGGTGGCCACTAAACCGACAATCCACGAAATATCCACGCCGCCTAGGCTATCGACCAACGGGCCTGTATAGAATCCGGTGGCAATAAATGGCATTTGAATCAATACGCCAACCACGTAGGTGATGATCCCCACTTTGTTCCAGCGACCATAACGGCCATTCGGGTTGGATAATTGCGGAACATCGTAGCGACCTTTCGTCACCCAGTAGTAATCCACTAAGTTAATCGCACTCCATGGCGTAAAGAACGCTAATAAGAACAGCAAGAAAGCCGAGAACAGTTTTAAGAATGAGTGTTGCCCAGCCAGACCTAAAGCCGTCGAAAAGCTCACCATGAGGATAATAAAGAATAGACGCTGCCCACGGGAAATCTGGTGTTTACCACGGAAACCACACCAAATCGCCGCCATCGACATAAAGCTACCGTAAGCATTCAGCGCGGTAATCGTCACTTTGCCAAAGAAAATACTGATATACAGCAGCGCTGCAATTAAGCCCGTGCTGCCTAAGCCAACAATGTAGGAAACTTCATGACCCGCAAATTGATTGCCGGCAAGTGCTGCCGCAAACACCCCTAGGATCATCGAGGCTTGAGTTCCAATCACTGTCCCTGAACCCACCGCTAAAAACGCTTTAATGGTTGGGGTTTTGGTCGGCAAATAACGGGAGTAATCCGCCACATAAGGGCCGAATGCAATCTGCCAAGAAGCCGATAGCGACATCGCTAATAGGAAATTTGTCCAATCGAAATGACGATTTGATAATAATACTGAGACGTCATTCATATAGAACAGACGGAAGAACAGGTAGAAGAAGGCGATAACGCCGACGACACTCGCCACTTTACCGAGAATGTGGATGATGCGGTAACCGCAAATAGTGATACCGATGATCACAATCCCGAAAATCACGATCCCCATCCAATCACTGACATTCAGTAATTGCCCCACAGCCTGCCCCGCCAATACTGTCCCACTGGCCGAGAATCCGACGTACATCATGCAGACTAATAAAATCGGGATGACCGCACCATAAACCCCAAACTGCACGCGGCTGGAGATCATTTGAGGTAGACCCAGCTTCGGACCTTGTACTGCATGGAGCGCCATAACCGCGCCCCCCAGTAATTGGCCGATAAACAAGCCAATCAACGACCAAAAGACATCGCCCCCCAGTACAACCGCTAGCGCACCGGTGACGATTGCGGTGATTTGTAAGTTAGCCCCAAACCACAGTGTGAATTGGCTCGACAAAGTCCCGTGTCGTTCAGATTCAGGAATATAGTCAATGGAACGTGCTTCGATAAGCGGAACATTATCTTGGCGAGACTGCTTTTGCCCGATGATATCGTTGGAAACTGTCATGGTAATTCCTCTTTAAGCAAGGCTGGCTTAAAGAATGAACCAATTAGTCGTCAGTAATGAATTCTCTATGTTGTGAGCACAGACATTTGACGTGATGCAGGTATGTTATTGTTTTATCTACCCGTCATTAATAATTGAAATACATTCTTAAACCTGATTGTTGTTGTGTTTTTAAGTCCATGATCCTGTTGTCAGGGTAGTGCTCCTGTTATTGCTTAGATATTCATAGCTGGAAAAACCCCGATAAGTCCTGTCTTACCTATCGGGTCGATCACATCAAAATTAAGCGTCGAGAACGGCGCGCGAAATAATGATTTTTTGAATTTCTGACGTCCCTTCAAAGATACGCAAAATGCGGGCATCTCGTACATAGCGCTCTAGGGGTAGATCGCGAATATAACCATACCCCCCATGCAATTGCAGCGCGGCATCCGTCACAAAACCGGCGCATTCCGCCGCAAACAGTTTTGCGGTGGCTGATTGCAAACTAAAACGCTGCCCAGAATCGCGCAGCTCAGCCGCGTTCCATGTCAGCATACGCGCGGCTTCCAGCTGCGTGTGCATATCAGCAAGCTTCCATTGCGTCCCTTGATAGGCTGCCAGCGGCTTCTTACCAATCTGACGCTCTTTCACCCAGCCTAATGTACTTTCCATGGCTGCACGGGCGATCCCCAATGACGTTGCCGCCACTTCTACACGACCTTTATCCAACACTTCCATCGCCGTATGGAAACCCTTGCCCTCTTCGCCTAGTAATGCCGATTCTGGCAGCCAACAGTTGAGTGCTAATTCATAGATGGTGCTACCACGCAGCCCCATGGTCTTTTCTGGCTGAGAAAACGCGACGCCTTCCGTCCCTTTTGGGATCATAAAAGCACTAATGCCACGTGCGCCTGCTTCGACGTCCGTTTTGGCGTACAGCACAATAAAATCCGCTTCTTTGGCATTGGTAATATAGTGTTTGTTGCCACGAATGCGCCAACCGCCATTTTCACGGGTTGCTGTGGTACGCATATCCGCGGGATTTGAACCTGCGGCGGGCTCAGTTAACCCAAACGCACCCAGTAATTCACCACTCGCCGCTTTTGGTAACCAATAATTTTTTTGCTCTTCAGTTCCGCCAATCAGAATAGAATCTGTTGCTAAGAAATGGGCGGTCAATGCGGAGGATGTCGAGGCACAAGCCGCTGCCACCGCTTCAACAATCATGCTCATGGCAATGCTGCCAATCCCAAAACCACCATATTGCTCCGGTAAGTTAATTCCCCAACAGCCCATTTCACCTAGTGCGGTTAAGCTTTCCGCACAAAAAATTTCTTCTTCGTCATAGCGTTGAGCGTTCGCTTGCAGGATATCGCGACACACTTTTTCAACGGCCTCTACAATGGCGTACTCGGTTTCATTAATATCAAAACTCATTGCATCGTCTCCGCGCTTTTTATCGTTGTCGTTGTGACTGTAGCTGTCGATTTATAGCGTTCATTGCCTTCCCCAAGAACAGGGGCTCTTTGGGTGACCTTCGGTTTCACGCCATTAAAGAAAACAGGCTGAGAAATCAGAGGAGTACCACCATCATTTAAGTGGGTTAGCACCTGGCGAACTTCAGCATGCTCGCTTTGCGTCGCTTGCTGTAAATTGTGAATCGGTGAGGCAGGAACGCCAGCATTCAGGAGTAAGTCACACACTTCCTCGACACTTTTTGTTCCTGTCCAGCGCTCAATTTCTTCACGTAGCGCCGCTTGGTTTACCGTACGAGTCGGGTCATTCAAGTAACGCGGGTCTTGGGATAGCTCCGGTTTCCCCATACATTCACAGAAACGCTGGAACAGTTTTTCACTGGCAATCGCGATCACCACCAAACCATCTTTTGCTTGGTAAGTATCAAATGGCGTGGAAACAGGGTGACGATTACCCACTAAACTTGGCGCCTTACCATTTGCAAATAAGTTAGATAACCCAGTGAGCTGCATACTGAGCAGCACATCCACCATGGCAACATCCAGATATTGCGCACCTTCACCGTGACGTTCGCGAGCAAACAGTGCGCTGCTAATCGCCCATGAGGCAAATACGCCCGCACAGACATCCCCGATGGATTCACCACTGCGCGTAGGACCCGACTCTGGGGAGCCTGTCACGCTCATCAACCCAGACATGGCCTGTGCCACAATGTCATACGCTGGATAGCTCGCAAGGGGGCTGTTTTGCCCAAATCCTGAAATGCTGGCGTAGATAATGTTGGGATTAATCTGTTTGACGCTATCGAAATCGATCCCAAGACGCTTGGTGACGCCGGGGCGGAAGTTCTCCACCACCACATCACTCCCTTTGATCAATTGGAATAAAATCTGACGATCGCCATCGTCTTTAAGATCTAACTCAATGCTGCGTTTTCCGCGATTGATCAGCCCGTAATAAACACTTTCACCGTCAATAAAAGGACCAAGATGACGGCTATCATCACCATGATCAGGCACTTCGATTTTGATCACTTCTGCGCCCAAGTCTGCCATCATGCCAGTGCAGTAAGGCCCTGCTAGCACACGGCTTAAATCAATCACTTTGATCCCAGCCAGAGGCCCGTGTGGTTTTTGAGTCATTGCCGCATTCATCGTGAATTCCTTATGTGAGGCTAAAAGGTGCCGACTCCATGGAGCCGGCATTCGACATTACTTGACCATTGGCAAGTTAAGGCCTTGCTGCTTCGCACAATTAATGGCGATGTCATAACCGGCATCCGCATGACGCATGACGCCAGTTGCTGGGTCGTTGTGCAGCACACGAGCAAGACGTTTATCTGCGGCATCGGTGCCATCACACACAATCACCACACCAGCATGTTGAGAGAAGCCCATTCCCACGCCGCCGCCGTGATGCAAGCTCACCCACGTTGCCCCGCCTGCGGTGTTCAGCAGCGCATTGAGTAATGGCCAGTCAGAGACGGCATCAGAACCATCTTTCATGGATTCCGTTTCGCGATGCGGGCTGGCAACAGAGCCAGAATCAAGATGGTCACGACCGATGACGATAGGGCCTTTTAGCTCCCCATTTTTCACCATCTCGTTAAACGCGCGTCCCAATCTTTCCCTGTCTTTCAGCCCCACCCAGCAAATACGCGCCGGTAAACCTTGGAATGCAATACGCTCGCGCGCCATATCCAGCCAGTTATGCAGATGTTTATCATCTGGGATCAGCTCTTTGACTTTTTGGTCGGTTTTGTAGATATCTTCAGGGTCGCCAGACAGTGCCACCCAACGGAATGGACCAATTCCTTCGCAGAACAGCGGACGAATATACGCAGGCACAAATCCTGGGAAATCAAAGGCATTATTCACACCTTCATCTTTGGCCATTTGGCGGATGTTGTTGCCGTAGTCGAACGCGGCTGAGCCACGCTTTTGCATTTGCAGCATGGCATCCACCTGCACCGCCATGCTTTTCTTCGCCGCTTTAGTCACTTCGGCTGGCGCAGTTTGTTGCTTGTCACGCCACTGGGCTAATGTCCAACCTTGTGGCAGATAACCGTGTACTGGGTCATGGGCGCTGGTTTGGTCGGTGACTGAATCCGGTGTGATATTGCGCTTAACTAACTCGCTATACACATCCGCCGCATTACCAAGTAAACCGACAGAAACTGGCTTGCCGCTCGCTTTGGCTTCTTCGATATAACCCAACGCTTCATCCAGTGAAGTGGCTTTTTTGTCTACGTAACGGGTTCTTAAACGGAAGTCGATGCGGCTTTCATCGCACTCAACCGCAATCATGCTAAAGCCAGCCATCGTTGCCGCTAAAGGTTGTGCTCCCCCCATGCCGCCTAAGCCGCCAGTTAGGATCCAACGCCCCGCAGGGTTACCATTAAAATGCTGTTTTGCCAGTGAAACGAAAGTTTCGTAAGTGCCTTGTACGATCCCTTGTGAACCGATGTAGATCCATGAGCCGGCAGTCATCTGCCCGTACATCATCAAGCCTTTGCGATCTAATTCGTTGAAATGATCCCAATTCGCCCAATGAGGAACAATGTTGGAGTTAGCAATTAAAACGCGTGGTGCGTCTACATGGGTTGGAAAAACCCCGACTGGTTTACCGGATTGCACCAGTAATGTTTGATCGTCTTCGAGGGTTTTTAAGACGTCTAAAATCTTGTCATAACATTCCCAATCACGGGCTGCACGTCCAATGCCACCATACACCACCAAGCTTTGCGGATGCTCAGCGACATCTGGGTCTAAGTTATTTTGGATCATGCGGTAGACGGCTTCAGTCAGCCAGCTTTTACAGCTCTTTTGGCTACCGTGCGGGGCACGGATCACGCGTGTTGAATCTGTACGGTTTAACATTCTTTTATCCCCTATCCATCCACTTGGTTTAACGCAAAATTAACAATTTCGGTTATTTATCATTGTTGAGTTAGTGGCTGCCAGATCATTCTCACACCGTAGGAATCTTTATATTTAACATTAAAATCAATTTGTTAAATAAAATCAAAGA is part of the Providencia zhijiangensis genome and harbors:
- a CDS encoding purine-cytosine permease family protein, giving the protein MTVSNDIIGQKQSRQDNVPLIEARSIDYIPESERHGTLSSQFTLWFGANLQITAIVTGALAVVLGGDVFWSLIGLFIGQLLGGAVMALHAVQGPKLGLPQMISSRVQFGVYGAVIPILLVCMMYVGFSASGTVLAGQAVGQLLNVSDWMGIVIFGIVIIGITICGYRIIHILGKVASVVGVIAFFYLFFRLFYMNDVSVLLSNRHFDWTNFLLAMSLSASWQIAFGPYVADYSRYLPTKTPTIKAFLAVGSGTVIGTQASMILGVFAAALAGNQFAGHEVSYIVGLGSTGLIAALLYISIFFGKVTITALNAYGSFMSMAAIWCGFRGKHQISRGQRLFFIILMVSFSTALGLAGQHSFLKLFSAFLLFLLAFFTPWSAINLVDYYWVTKGRYDVPQLSNPNGRYGRWNKVGIITYVVGVLIQMPFIATGFYTGPLVDSLGGVDISWIVGLVATSIIYYVAVKIWPMSVAPSLILPETK
- a CDS encoding CoA transferase translates to MNAAMTQKPHGPLAGIKVIDLSRVLAGPYCTGMMADLGAEVIKIEVPDHGDDSRHLGPFIDGESVYYGLINRGKRSIELDLKDDGDRQILFQLIKGSDVVVENFRPGVTKRLGIDFDSVKQINPNIIYASISGFGQNSPLASYPAYDIVAQAMSGLMSVTGSPESGPTRSGESIGDVCAGVFASWAISSALFARERHGEGAQYLDVAMVDVLLSMQLTGLSNLFANGKAPSLVGNRHPVSTPFDTYQAKDGLVVIAIASEKLFQRFCECMGKPELSQDPRYLNDPTRTVNQAALREEIERWTGTKSVEEVCDLLLNAGVPASPIHNLQQATQSEHAEVRQVLTHLNDGGTPLISQPVFFNGVKPKVTQRAPVLGEGNERYKSTATVTTTTIKSAETMQ
- a CDS encoding electron transfer flavoprotein-ubiquinone oxidoreductase, translating into MTIDNSANVSASCARESMEFDVLIVGGGPAGLSAAIRIKQLSLQTGRELSVCLIDKGAEVGAHILSGAVIDPRGLNELLPDWQQTISASLTAVSEDRFLWLKENKASKLPLSLLPTCLKNHGNVIGSLGQVSAALAVEAEQLGVDIFPGFAATEILFDDAGQVIGVTTGDMGLDKQGNPTAMYQAGMNLLAKMTFFAEGCRGQLGKQLISHFDLAANRGKQTYGLGLKEIWQIPKEQHQAGLVVHSIGWPLDNQTYGGGFAYHYGENLVAVGLVVGLNYENPYLSPFDEFQRLKTHPAFSAFLQGGERVSYGARTMVAGGLSALPELSFPGGALIGDDAGFLNAARIKGSHCAVKSGMLAAEALFESFVEDSVDYAEFTRQFQQKFEQSWLYDELYRSRNFKPYMKKGLVMGSLMFGAEQWLLKGRSPWTLKLKRDDHQRLRPASEFQPIHYPKPDGKLSFDKPSSVFLSNTNHAEEQPCHLRLKDNEIPIRVNLSTYASPETRYCPAGVYEIVNDQAQEKLQINAQNCLHCKACDIKDPLQNITWTAPQGGEGPIYQGM
- a CDS encoding electron transfer flavoprotein subunit beta/FixA family protein, which translates into the protein MKILVAVKRVIDHNVKVRVKADGSGVELANVKMAMNPFDEIAVEEAVRLKEAGKATEVVAVSIGEATAQDTLRSAMAIGADRAILIQKPAEMVLEPLDIARLLQQVVNQEQPDLILLGKQAIDDDCNQTGQMLAALLGCAQATFASHIVVEGETLQVTREIDGGLETLSMGLPAIVTIDLRLNEPRYATLPNIMKAKKKPLDIIDISTLNFSPLEQVKIVNVMEPKKRSGQCTMLNDAATLVTELQAKEVI
- a CDS encoding UTRA domain-containing protein: MTSKPAYKQIQSYILRSIDLGIFKPETQIPTELELCAQFNVSRMTVNKAISELSQKGILNRIAGKGTFVATQKHELPVTKAFDIFDEISVSGNKYAGHQLQLKIIPATAEIALQLGVTEGSDIGYCKMLHFENDIPLMLEERYVNHSIAPEFVQQHFGNSETPSGYLQRHFPVSEMEHTIEAILATKPIAQALSIKEHAPCLQLSRRTWTGSTLISYVNMISAGSRYKLKLHSRIES
- a CDS encoding acyl-CoA dehydrogenase family protein; its protein translation is MSFDINETEYAIVEAVEKVCRDILQANAQRYDEEEIFCAESLTALGEMGCWGINLPEQYGGFGIGSIAMSMIVEAVAAACASTSSALTAHFLATDSILIGGTEEQKNYWLPKAASGELLGAFGLTEPAAGSNPADMRTTATRENGGWRIRGNKHYITNAKEADFIVLYAKTDVEAGARGISAFMIPKGTEGVAFSQPEKTMGLRGSTIYELALNCWLPESALLGEEGKGFHTAMEVLDKGRVEVAATSLGIARAAMESTLGWVKERQIGKKPLAAYQGTQWKLADMHTQLEAARMLTWNAAELRDSGQRFSLQSATAKLFAAECAGFVTDAALQLHGGYGYIRDLPLERYVRDARILRIFEGTSEIQKIIISRAVLDA
- a CDS encoding electron transfer flavoprotein subunit alpha/FixB family protein, coding for MSQLSVLVVVEHDNQTIKSSTYNSITAAREIIAQGGSLHVLVAGSQVAAVAQSAASILGVEKVITIDADPLKNALAESMTSAVVAVAQGYSHIIFPATTFGKNIAPRVAATLGVSQISDITHVVDAQTFIRPIYAGNALATVQNNGNQVVITVRSSAFSGATATQSPVGIEPVSVAQFTQLAELTSQSLTQMSRAELSSAKVVISGGRGLSSGENFALLETIADKLGAAVGASRAAVDAGYVPNDYQVGQTGKIVAPDLYIAVGISGAIQHIAGMKESKVIVAINSDPEAPIFQVADYGIVGDLFEILPEFDKALA